From one Magnolia sinica isolate HGM2019 chromosome 18, MsV1, whole genome shotgun sequence genomic stretch:
- the LOC131233606 gene encoding 14 kDa proline-rich protein DC2.15-like, producing the protein MASKSSASLALFLSLNLFFFVFVSANHYNPCPCNPSPSPNPKPNPTPSPTPSSGGKCPRDALKLGVCANLLGLAKIKVGSPPTLPCCSLLQGLVDLEVAACLCTAIKANILGINLNIPIALSLLVNACGNKVPSGFKCA; encoded by the coding sequence ATGGCCTCAAAGAGCTCAGCATCCCTTGCGCTTTTCCTCTCCCTCaaccttttcttttttgtttttgtctcTGCCAACCATTACAACCCATGCCCATGCAACCCTAGCCCTTCCCCAAACCCAAAGCCAAACCCCACACCTTCTCCCACCCCATCATCGGGCGGTAAGTGCCCTAGAGACGCGCTCAAACTCGGCGTATGCGCCAACTTGCTAGGGTTGGCgaagatcaaggtggggtccccacCTACCCTCCCTTGTTGCTCTCTCCTCCAAGGCCTGGTTGATCTTGAAGTCGCCGCATGCCTTTGCACCGCCATTAAGGCCAACATCTTGGGCATTAATCTCAACATCCCCATCGCCCTTAGCTTGCTCGTGAATGCATGTGGGAATAAGGTTCCATCAGGGTTCAAATGCGCCTAA